gagtaactttctaataacttgttgactctttcagtttcgattctttgtgtttccagctttaattccagctcagcacacttctttatgtgaaaattgacatcatcaagctgtctcaggtatGCTCTCTTCTTCGTATTCATTGCCACAACTTGTTCACCGTgtgaatcagtatacttgttgatttctctgttcattgtatcataggattctttcaatctgtttatgttatgcagcaattcattgttctgcttgattaaagaatcacagttcatgcacttttcaggaactttgacaaGTTCTGCATCAAtttttacttcaaattcaggaacatccttgactgttctgtttgatcgtaaaaattcagctcttctctttttctcggcttcagcttcagcttttaatctctcttccttttcttcttcttcttcaagctttctccgtcttgcttcagcagcttccattaCTTTTCTGCACTTTTCAGCACATTTCAAATTGTAGGCATTTGCAATGAAAgcattaacatttgaagtgtttttggacatctctttggccataagttcttgatctgggcaaaaattgtcccaacagaaaccttcagccaatttttcatcatcttgttctgccaaacacactttgctgtttgttggaagatatttatcccagctaaaattatcatattttgtcacacccccaaaatccacacgcggagtatcaccgccttgggagcgtgactgaccaggatcaagccaccaatcatattgaacatgtaattaatatcaagtaaaataaatgcaaaccaatcattcaatacgataggtgttcaaaacgtaattatagtttcaaagtatagcggaagcataagtatgaaaacccaatgtaagtaataagttcaagtgttataaagtttaacataacatccacgatccatgctccacaacgacatgctgcttcctgtgcaagctccataagtacctaaggtcctgcaaggcatgcagcagagagtcaacaactagttgagcgagttcacagttaatagttcagtaattgaaATAGTATAGTAAGCCCTGTGTTCGTTccttaagtcatgtatcgtattagttcgtatcgcagccctctaggcatgtatgcgaagattagggaaaattctcaagtattctagactaggtatgtttgtatcgcggccacccggcacctgtgcgaagttttagtgtatagttcgcagccttcctaggcatgtgtgcgaagattagtcatattatcgcagccaaccctggcatgtgtgcgaagatcagttatattatcgcagccaatcccggcgtgtgtgcgaagatcagttctataagcatcactagcctagcagtatcttaaccaatcaccttcctcacccgaggatcatatcactacgttccattatctagagaagtacaaataaataaatcaatcccattcccaccctgggaaccccatgccttggctgtgtgaactcaccttggtttgctcggtatgttattgcttctagggtttagtAACTGTCTaaatccgttacacacgacctaggacatattgcacatgatacgatgtaagtgtttgcatcagaTTAGGGTTTGCGAGTCATTGGTAATCAatcaactgtgttttgtgtgcttattgtgtacaggatgatatcacatagaatgattcatacgtgcaagatcatacagttgtattcagtatcatacgattatatatagaatcatacgtcacgtaaacagttaatcgtattcacataattcatgcgtcgtgTCTTTGATTACACATTTAATCTAACGTGGATGTTAACCTAATTGCcactgttaacatacttaacatattGACATCGTTAACaagcttaacaggtttaacagagtTTGTGGCTTAACACAGTAGCATACACATCTTAACCACTTCAACATTTAATAACACACATTCAGGGCTTCATattaaacacacacaaaatcagacagggccttgcccttcataAAACTCAgtcaagtgtgggggggggggcttcccctgtttaaaagtcggactagaggggtttggggattaaaagtcggacccaAGGGTAGgggattaaaactcggacaacgtGGGGGTTacaaaggtcggacatggggTTGGGATTAAAACTCGGACTCCCCATGTCTTCTTGTCAAACTCGGACAACATGTCCTCACccctaaactcggaccacaaACAATAGCTTAAGAAAATTGGACCTACTAGCAACATATTAAAACTTAGACAAGGCTTTGagcctttaaaactcggacatcatgttatgaaactcggaccccttatcTAGGGTTAAACATCGGACTAAATATCACccacacaaaactcggacaaacatGTTATATGCATAAACATCGGACAATACTTGTGATAAAGAACTCGGACCCTTTAGgttgtttaaaggtcggacaaagTGGCAacattacaaaactcagacatccAATCACAttcaaaactctgactaacaataATGCGTGAAATTCCAATTTTTGCACAGAATCAAGGCATCAGTTACAATTTTCATTcatacgatcaaaaaccctactCAATCCTACATATTGCAGAATTCACAAGCAATCAATTGATGATTACAACAATCATTATGTGAACAATCTTATTGGCATACGACTAATcattcatcataatcacaattatccagaatcaaatcaaaatcacagaatattatatgagaaactagggttttcatgaacacataatcaagaattgataatgatcaagcaatcaattagggtttacaagtattacaataatcaaaAAGCAATTACCTTGAACGATTCTAGAGAAAGAAAGGAATtaagagtgatgaatatcttgccaatgatgatggtgatgattgccagagagaaccaagaaagtgaaagtacgtgcttggatttttgtgtgtggtttagtgaaggattagggttaagtatcactaggatttcactaataactctatacaccctgaattactatatcttacacaagcacaccatctcacatcaatttcacagtttcaccaccaagttcacatatttgacaagtctttcacaattaacacataaccatagTAAAGATGTACTCTCTCCTTTAGGCGATTTTGGTTCTCTTGTTCATACTGATTCCCTTGTTCTTTTTTGTGATCTTATgcataacagtctgtgattagttCTTGATCTTTCAAGAgtctataacgaactcgttagcatTAGGGATCGATtaagaattagggtttttttcGTTTCATTCTTGGAAATCGCTGCCTTAGTAAGAAATCTGAAACCCTAATTTATTAATTTAGTTGCCAttgattgcggttaactgagATTAACTTAGCTAGATTGATGACACTATCTTAATCGATCAAGGGCTGAAGTTTTGTTCTAGGGTTTAAAGGATCACGGCTTTTACTTGTTCTTGGGAGATCGGCATTCTTGGTATTGAGAGATTTGTTTCTTGTCGGCTGAATTGAGTTTGGCGGCTGGGTAGGGTTTCAAGCTTTTTGTCGGCTGAATAGGGTTCTTGTGTGCATGGAGGGTCGAAGTCATGGGCATAAGCCATTAGAGGAAGGGTTTACTCCAGGGACGGAAGATAAAACACCACCAATCCGAGGAATTGGTTTGCGGGTGACGAATATTGAGGGTAACAACCTGTTCCCTAGGCGGGGTATGTACTCTACTAATCACAACTCGGTGATTGATGGGTTATTCGAAATTTCTAAACCAGTGGAGGTTAATCTTGGTTCGGCTGGTGAAGGAAGTGTTAGAGCGGCAATGCATGATTcccatgcaaaccctagttctacgGCGGAAAAGGGTTTCATGGATAATCAGGGAAATAATGATCCTAGAGGATCGAAGTTTGAGAAGAATAGCAATGTTCAAGGCCAGTCCTACGCGGAAAAGCTTGCGTCAACTCAACCTACTCAGAAGGTAAACTTTCGGTTCTTGGAAAACTCTAAAGCTGTGGAGGGTGTTGAGGCAGATGTTACTATACCAATTGCTTCCGTGAAGCAAGTTCAGGATCGCTTTCAAAATGTCCTTTTCGGGTATTTTCTGGGGAAAAGGTTAGCCTTTCCGGTAGTTGATTATTTTGTGAGCCATAGGTGGGATAAATATGGGTTACAAAAATGTATGATGAACGGTAAaggatttttctttttcaagtttactACTAAAGAGGGAATGGAACAAGTGTTACAAGATGGTCCTTGGCTAATTAGAAATATACCGATTTTCTTAAAACACTGGTCTCCGAATACCGAACTTAAAAAGGAGGAACTGAAAAAGATACCTGTTTGGGTGAAGATGCATGATGTTCCTTTGGCTACATATACAGAGGATGGGCTTAGCTTGATTGCGTCAAAAGTAGGAACCCCTAAGGTGCTTGATAATGAAACAACTAAAATGTGTTTGGACTCGTGGGGAAGGAGTAGTTATGCTAGAGCTATTGTGGAATTAGATGCTGAAAAGGATTTAAAAAATAATGTAACGGTGGCAATCCCGAATGTTGAAGATGGAGGTTTCATTAAGAGTATTATTAGGGTGGAATATGAGTGGAAGCCCCCACGGTGTGATTCTTGCAATGTGTTTGGACATGGGGCTGAAGATTGTCCAACGTATGTTCTTAAGAAACCGGATAAGGATGTTAATGCTAAAGACAATGGAGAGGATCAGGGATTTAAGAATGGTAATACCAGGAGAAAGGGAGCAAAAAATCAGTTCAACGTTAAAGATAGGCAGCGATTTATTTATTGGCCAAAAAAACCAACTGAAACTATTGAAAAACAACCCGaaaaggtggatgcagttaaacCCAAATCAGCCAATCGTTCGCAAATTCATACTAGCAATGCATTTGACGCTTTGAATGATGTGGATGAGGAATGGGCCGCGGATCCGGAGGAGGTCAGACTTAATGATGAGGTGGGGGGTTATAATTTTTTGGACGGATCGGGTATGGGTAATTCTACTAACACAGGTGCAAGCACACCTGCACAGGGGGTTATCAATGGATAGTATTGCAGCATGGAATATTAGGGGCCTGAATCATCCCCTAAAACAAAAAGAGGTTCGGAAATTTATTAATGAGAATGGGTTGCAGGTTTTGGCTATTTTGGAATCGCATGTAAAGGTTGCAAATCTTGATTCAGTTTGTAAAAATGTGTTTAGAAGTTGGGATTGGACTTCGAATGGGAGTTTATGTAATAAAGGTACAAGAATTGTGCTAGGTTGGAATGGGGATAATGTGGATGTTATGGTGGTCCATGCTACTGATCAAGTTATTCATGCACAAGTTATGTTTAAAAAAGATCAATCTATGTCcaatgtttcttttatttatgcaAGCAATAGTGACCAAGAAAGAAAGGAGCTGTGGGAATCGCTTAGGATGCATAAGGGAATGGTTCGTTCGAACCCGTGGATAATCATGGGAGACTTTAATGTAGTGCTGAATTTGGAAGATAAGTGCTTCGGTTCTTCTACTCTTACGGCTGCAATGAAAGATTTCAATAATTGTGTGAATGATATAGAAGTTTTTGACGCGGGAGCGCACGGTATGCACTTTACATGGAATCAACGGCCTAAGCATGGGGTTGGGCTCCGTAAGAAGTTAGACAGAATAATGGTAAATGTTAGTTTTGTGGATACTTTTGTGGACGCTTATAGTGTGTTTCTTCCGAATGGGATTTCTGATCATTGTCCAGGTGTACTTAAAATCCGTATGGCTGCTCGTAACAAACCAAAACCGTTTAAGTTCCCTAATTTTTTGACACATAAAAAAGAGTTTATGGAGGTGGTGAATAGTGGGTGGGCCGAGGATGTTATGGGGGTTCCGATGTTCCGTGTTGTCAAAAAGCTTAAGGGTTTAAAACACCCATTCAGGCTGCTTCTGCGTAACCAAGGAAATCTCCATCAGAAAGTGATAAAATTGAAAGCCGAGCTGGATAAGCTTCAGAGTGCGTTGGATGGTGACCCGTTCAATGTAGGAATCAAGGAAGCCGAGGGCATTTGTCAAAAGAAATATCTTGAAGCATCGTTAGACGAAGAGAGATTCTTGAAACAAAAAGCAAAGCAAAAATGGTTAGAGGCTGGTGATTCGAATACTGCATTTTTCCACAATATGGTGAAGTGTAGGAATCATGTTAATAAAATAAATGTTATTAAAGACACCACGGGGTAAATGTATGAAGGAATAGAGGTGTCTACGGCGCTGGTTAAtcattttcgtgggtttcttggTACAAGTGGTGGTATGGTGAGTAGGGTCAACAGTGAAGTTTTCTCTAATAAATTGAACCCCCTAGTTGCTAGCTCTATGTGTCAGCCAGTTACTCCTGAGGAAGTCAAGAATGCCCTTTTCTCTATTAGTGAAAACAAAGCGCCGGGCCCGGATGGCTTTACGTCCAACTTCTTTAAAAAAGCTTGGTCAACTGTTGGTAGTGATGTATCGGCGGCAGTGGTTGATTTTTTCGTCACAGGTAGAATGCTGCAAGAGGTTAATCACACATTTCTGGCTCTTATCCCAAAGGTCACTACTCCGGAAGTGGTTACTGATTATAGGCCTATCTCGTGTTGCAATATGGTTTATAAGACTATCAGTAAGATAATTACAAACCGGATTCTTGAAGGGTTAAAGGATATTATAAGTATCAATCAATCGGCATTTGTTCCGGGTAGGCGAATTTCTGACAACATTCTGTTAACACAGGAGCTCATGCATAACTATCATCGTTCAATTGGTCCCCCTAGGTGTGCTATGAAAGTGGATATTCAAAAAGCCTACGATACAGTTGATTGGAGGTTTCTTCGGGATATTCTTCACGGGTTCGGGTTTCGGCCTCTTTTTATCTCATGGATTATGGAATGCGTTACGACATCTTCGTTTTCTTTAAGTATCAATGGAAATATTCATGGCTATTTTAAAGGAAAACGTGGTCTTCGACAAGGAGACCCAATGTCTCCCTATCTTTTTACTATGGTGATGGAGGTATTAACGCTGATTCTAGCTAAAACGGCTATGTTGGATGCAACCTTTAGATTCCATAACAAGTGTGAGAAGCAAATGATCATTAACTTATGTTTTGCCGACGACCTTTTCCTGTTCGCTAGGGGTGAGGTAAGTTCGGTCAAAGTTATTGTGAAGTCTTTAAAGGAGTTTCAAGAAGTTTCAGGTCTGATTCCAAGTAATGCGAAGAGCACAATTTTTTATTGTAATGTTTCTAACTCGGTGAAGGCCAGGATTGCTAATCTTGTGCCGTTTGATGAGGGGAAACTTTCAATAAAGTATCTTGGTGTTCCTTTGCTGGCTTCGAGGCTGCTGGTTAAAGATTGCAAGGTTTTGGTGGAGCGCATGAGTAAACGGATTGATGATTGGAAAAACAGGTTTTTGTCGTTTGCTGGTAGGCTTCAACTTGTGGTTTCGGTGCTCTCATCTATACATGTCTACTGGGCATCAGTGTTCATTCTTCCGGCCAGTATAATAAAGGAGCTTGAATGCAAAATGAAATGGTTCCTTTGGGGTAATGGTAATGGTGCTAAACGAAGAGCAAAAGTGGCATGGAAAGAGGTTTGCATTCCTAAAATCGAGGGTGGATTGGGGATTCGACGAATTTCAGAAGTCAACAAGTCCTTGATGGCGTATCATATTTATAGTCTCATAGCGGGTAGAGAATCTTTGTGGACTAATTGGGTTCGAAATTATCGTCTTTGCGGCCGAAGTATATGGGATGTTCCTATTCAAGCCAACTCCCCTTGGGGTTGGAAAAAGCTTATGAAATGCAGGC
This genomic stretch from Helianthus annuus cultivar XRQ/B chromosome 8, HanXRQr2.0-SUNRISE, whole genome shotgun sequence harbors:
- the LOC110870633 gene encoding uncharacterized protein LOC110870633; its protein translation is MEGRSHGHKPLEEGFTPGTEDKTPPIRGIGLRVTNIEGNNLFPRRGMYSTNHNSVIDGLFEISKPVEVNLGSAGEGSVRAAMHDSHANPSSTAEKGFMDNQGNNDPRGSKFEKNSNVQGQSYAEKLASTQPTQKVNFRFLENSKAVEGVEADVTIPIASVKQVQDRFQNVLFGYFLGKRLAFPVVDYFVSHRWDKYGLQKCMMNGKGFFFFKFTTKEGMEQVLQDGPWLIRNIPIFLKHWSPNTELKKEELKKIPVWVKMHDVPLATYTEDGLSLIASKVGTPKVLDNETTKMCLDSWGRSSYARAIVELDAEKDLKNNVTVAIPNVEDGGFIKSIIRVEYEWKPPRCDSCNVFGHGAEDCPTYVLKKPDKDVNAKDNGEDQGFKNGNTRRKGAKNQFNVKDRQRFIYWPKKPTETIEKQPEKVDAVKPKSANRSQIHTSNAFDALNDVDEEWAADPEEVLAILESHVKVANLDSVCKNVFRSWDWTSNGSLCNKGTRIVLGWNGDNVDVMVVHATDQVIHAQVMFKKDQSMSNVSFIYASNSDQERKELWESLRMHKGMVRSNPWIIMGDFNVVLNLEDKCFGSSTLTAAMKDFNNCVNDIEVFDAGAHGMHFTWNQRPKHGVGLRKKLDRIMVNVSFVDTFVDAYSVFLPNGISDHCPGVLKIRMAARNKPKPFKFPNFLTHKKEFMEVVNSGWAEDVMGVPMFRVVKKLKGLKHPFRLLLRNQGNLHQKVIKLKAELDKLQSALDGDPFNVGIKEAEGICQKKYLEASLDEERFLKQKAKQKWLEAGDSNTAFFHNMVKCRNHVNKINVIKDTTG